From the Triticum urartu cultivar G1812 chromosome 4, Tu2.1, whole genome shotgun sequence genome, the window atgATTCCCGCAGCAAAAGTCATGTGTGAACTTAATGGCTGACAGTTTCCAATACAGAACCGTGTCTGATTACTAACCCGCGCCACTCACCTTCCAAGCCTCGAGGCGCGAAatagagtgccaatcgtgtggggcCCGGTTGTCTTACCaaatctttacattttcttttttgaacactagatatttacatcgtctgatcattttttaattttttggaacttaaatgccatggcactcaATGCATGTGTCCAAGCCGTGACACCAGTATGTTTGAAAATTtgttccaatttactgcacatggaattaactcgcacacaagtacacatttttttcaaaccgttatggctAGCCgctgcatgtagatgtagttcaaatttggatTGTGGTCATTAAAttgctagaaaatcacttaaatttCTTAAAAAGGTCAAATGATCCCTTAAATTTTCCAAATTTCGACATGATAgatgtattagtgcacgttaactgtagaaattttttgaagcccataagaggaagctatcgtCGATTCGTCATCatacatgcattgttccctctccaAACCACGAGCCTTTTAGTTCAAGAAAACCCACGAGCCTTCTACCGTCCCttaaattttccaaattttgacatgatagatgtattagtgcacgttaactgtagaaattttttgaagcccataagaggaagctatcgtCGATTCGTcctcaaacatgcattgttccctctccaAACCACGAGCCTTTTAGTTCAAAAAAACCCACGAGCCTTCTAccgagttgctccggtttgtgaggggtgtgtgtccaaactttcgtcaaacaggccaatttttttaccacatcatcttggtggcatgacattacatcaagtgAGGTTTCAAGTTTGTCtgataatttttttattttttgggaatttaaatgccatggcactccatgcatgtgtccaggccgtgacaccaatatgtttaaaaattccttctaatttactgcacatggaattaactcacacaagtacacagatatgatttttcaaactgttatggttagccgttgcatgtagctgtagttcaaatttgaattacggtcattaaatgtctagaaaatcacttaaatgtctttaaaaggtcgaATGACCCCTAGAATATTTCAAATTTTAaaatgacagttgtattagtgcacgttaactGTAGAATTCTTTTTGATGGCCACAAGAGGAAGCTATCGCgtgttcgtcatcaaacatgcaatgttccctctcggaaccatgagtcTCCTACTGAGTTGCTCCGgttttgtgaggggtgtgtgtccaattttttgtcaaacatgccaaaattttaccacatcatcttggcaGCGTGACATTACATCAaacaaggtttcatgtgtttctgatcttTTTCTAAATTTTTAtaatttaaatgccatggcactaCATGCATGTGTCCAGGCCGTGACACCAATATGTTCGAAAATTctttctaatttactgcacatggaattaacttgcacacaagtacacaaatatgatttttcaaaccgttatggttagccgttgcatgtagatctagttcaaatttgaattacggtcattaaatggctagaaaatcatttaaatgtctttaaatggtcaaatgacccctagaattttccaaattttcaaatgacggttgtattagtgcacgttaaatgtagaaaaaatttgaaggccataagaggaagctatctcccgttcgttatcaaacatgcattgttacctcttggaaccatgagccttctagtgagttgctccggtttgtgaggggtgtgtgtccaaacttttatcaaacatgccaatttttttaccacatcatcttggtggaatgccattacatcaagcaaggtttcatatgtttctaatcattttttaattttttggaatttaaatgacatggcactccatgcatgtgtccaggCCGTGACATCAATAtatttgaaaattccttccaatttgctacacatggaattaactcgcacaaaagtacacaaatatgatttttttttcaaaccgttatggttagccgttgcatgtagatgtggttcaaatttgaattacagtcattaaatggctagaaaatcacttgaatgtctttaaaaggtcgaatgacccctagaattttccaaattttgaaatgacagttgtattagtgcatgttaactGTAGAAAATTTTTGATGGCCGCAAGAGGAAGCTATCGcctgttcgtcatcaaacatgcattgttccctctcgaaaccacgagccttctactGAGTTGCTTCGgttttgtgaggggtgtgtgtccaaattTTTGTCAAACATGTCAAATTTtgtaccacatcatcttggtggcatgacattacatcaagcaaggttccATGTGTTTCTAATctttttttggaatttaaatgccatggcactccatgctttGTGTCATAGccatgagaccaatatgtttaaaaattccttccaatttactgcacatggaattaactcgcacaaaAGTACACAAATAATACTTTTTAAACTGTTATGGTTAGCTgttttttttgacagaaagactgtaagggaaccccctacagtataattggtgcaacaaccccaaattgcaagtaccatgccttgaacctgggtgggtgggaaggcatcagccccttccaaccactaggctatgccttagttgcatgtagatgttgttcaaatttgaattacagtcattaaatggctagaaaatcacttaaatgtcttaaaaggtccAATGACCCCTGACAATTTTCAAACTTTGACATGACAATTGTATTAGTACTAAAAAGTTCCTCATACATGTAAAATACCATCCGTTGCCACTTCACGCCAAACTCGTCTCTCATAGCTAATGAAAATATCaacaacatcacacacagtttttttGTAGGAATCGTTTGCGATGAAAATTCGTGGGTCTATTTAACTCTTCCTCCTTAAGCTTCTTTGGCTCGTCTGCTCCAGTGTCAGCAATCCCCGAATCCACGAATCCCGATCCTCATTCCCGCAACCCCTTCTTGAAAAGATGACTCCATGGAAACACTTCGTGAGGGCCCGTACGGTGGCCCCGTCCTCCCTGAGCGCCTCCGCCTGCGCCGAGAGCGCGACCGCCTATGCCGAGAGTGCtgccgcatccgcattgagcgcggCCACATCCGCCGAGAGGGCATCTGCGACAGTCGACAGGGCAGCTGCTGCAACGACGGCCGCAAACGTCGGCTGCAAACATCGAGAGCACTCGAGCTGCTGTATGTGCCACCGATGTCGCCTtggcccgggtcgaggccatccatgcCAAGATCAAGGAcgcacacgccaagatattctAGGCCACCTCGGAATCTAGCATGCAACCCACGTTCGAAAAGGTGGCGAcagccatggagcacctgcttcctcatgaaatcgccgagcgggagctggagatgcaggaggcagcgaagatcgaggagcgccgggaggaggagttgtGTGTGGCCAAGGTCGAGatagagaagagtctgtccgtcgAGGAATCAGCGGTGGAGTACCAATGCGAGCTCTGGCGCaaccactactacgagtactacaaccttgagggcggcgccAAGGACGGGGACGAGGACGCGGTCGACTTCAGTAGGGGGGACACGGAGTCCACCAACAGCGGCATCTCGCCAAGACAAGTCATCGacatctcatctcacaccggcgatgcataggccggcgcggcggtggctttgttaaaattatgcgtacttaggcttgTTTTTAATGCTgatcttttgttagagcaatgtttaggtcaactggtTCTGTTTAATTACTAATATTGCttgattcagtaagtgtggtctgtGTGCTGTACACTCTTTTATGTGCCCAAATTAgtaagcgatgttaaattatgcaatgacgtggatgaggACATTACCcagggaaatttccaccaaaatttgaattatcaaactcaccccatgcgcgtaaagcagaagaatcgtttaCGATGCACACAATAGTTCAAAGTGAATGGTGTCCGGCGGCACCGCGCACAAAGTTTCCCTCCATATTTCGATTTTTTTGGCCTACCGCCGaaatatctacccccgccccGCCCCCTTTTCTCCCTGACCACAAGTCATATTTCCCCCGTTTCCTTCTTCCTTCCGAAGCTATAGCCACTTTctcgctctcgccgtctcgcatTCTACCGCcagggtcgccatggtcttcttcaatgacctctccagcggttcctcctccgacGACGAATTTTTTTAGCACCcaggtatgcctctcttctctctcttgggttatgacttggaatgaaggattttaaCTCGGCGGTcaatttgagtcatttcttcctcttgtagctccctaggaccatcagttgcaacgaatggagcggggtggctgaaaAGTTGCatgctcgttgtcaccatcaatctccatggtgaagctagttgcgtttgaatctatggatagtgggaggaagtttttggcatgtgcagagaaggttagccccactttcgttgttacaaatcagttgctagatgtgattcagacactctCACTGTGCTATGTTATTCTGGATGTTAATACAGTGTCACGGTTTGTACCTAGTATGTAAAAATGTTGCCATCTCAttagcggtgccattagaaaattatttggcaccacttcagcagtttgtgcagccaactttgatccacacatccgagcagccaagcagtaaaatactaaatttTTATGGAACAAAGGAACTAGGCATCAGAGCAACTAGGTGCTCCTAagtccgggtccctgatttttttcccGCTGCATCGGCTCACCAGTGCTGGGCACCGGTGCCAAgtgtagcaacagttgtctttacatcggttttggcatacataatggacggccttagtgctattagttctatgttacaaaatttgtgcatgtacacacctgctagtatcaatttgctgtcatccaaacattgtcgctatgctgttgcagttatatttagcttcctcataaaatgttcaatttgttatttatagtACATGACTAAGAACTTGTAGcattgttgtagttaattatagcttctgatgtttcAGAATTTGGATGTTGTCTTagtagcaattaattcatttgcacattgatctttttgagaagatacgTCATAATTAACccgtttcttcagtttttcaaaatatgtatttggtgattttctatgttgctagaaacccatttcccctacaattgttactgatgtagttttaaatattataggatgaatgAAAGTGTTCTTCcctggagtgggttgatcaagagtggccacagtctttgtagatgtgcctagcaaagctctggagcatgtatgaggaagagaacagagGTAGACTTAGAGAAAGTGTCGTCAacgctgaagaatatttgaagaaGCGGGATAAAAAGAGGAAGATAGAGAATGAGCTCGGATTTTTTAAAttagactttgctaagatggtgttggcgaaggagacACTTTCCTAGTTGGTCAGTGCAAAACAAGTTCTTACtaaactgaaagcagaggtggataagacgagtctggatgatctcgattagggaaatgaatatattgttctaatattgttcttatgaaggtGAACTAGTTATATGATGTATTGTGCTGTTTTCAGGTAGCTATCGTACTGTGATgttaaaatatatttatgtgcgtGACATGAAATTGGCAAAAAGTTATTctatatgaaatgtgaatttcataatactggaattatcaattgtaaactaataaacctgctaaatgggtcatggaactttgcaaatggttctagcagtaaaagcgcttgtgatggatagcccaatgccataCAGTTTtattcatcaaatcgtgtgtgatgtagttgattAAAAGCAAACGGTTAACCGAGGCAGAgcatgtgtgatagttacacATATCACACACGAGGCTATACATAAAACTATGTGGaatgtatatacgaacggaaacgttttccctgaATTGACTGTGTGGGGTGTACATAAGAACGAAAACGTATCCCTTGGATTGACTATGGAATGTACGTAACAAACGGAAACGTTTATTTTGggctgactgtgtgggatgtacttacgaccagAGCCGATTGGGCCTGTATAACCGTATTTGATCGCTCGCCCgccgcacacgacctcatttgccgagcgtgtgtgaccgtagggcctatccccgacagtttctgggtcatgtgggaaggaccccctatcgcagtcactcacttggcgacggttcaaAACGCCATcacagaaaggggttaaaaactatttgtatagcacctcgttgTATCAATGCATCTTTTTGGATGTGCGACTGAAGGCGCTTTCAAAAACCATTATTGGTCATATCCGTGGAGGTGAAAAAGTGACAAGATCGTTGCTCTAGTCCAATTGCAGCCTCTTTACCAAGTCTTTGAAGTATTTCTCCGAGCAGAGATTGATACTTCAACGAAGATGTTTTCAAGGAATTTCATTATTATTCTTAGTCATAAGAATCTTATATCCAAATTAGTGtaccaaaaaagaaaaagaaaaaagagagaaaaatatcaaaaaaacaggagaaaaagaaaagaaacaaaaaaagacATAAACCTTGTTCAAGAACCTTCCCTTACCTTGTAGAAGGTTCCTGAAACCTGAAAAAACCGACTGAACCTCCAAAAACATTCTCAAAGCCCGCAAAATCACTAATTAAGAACTATTTTCAAAGGTTACTTCCATCTTCATAGGTTACGACAAGTGTCACATTGCATGTGTACCACTTGTCGCAACATGAGAGCTTTTTCTTTTTTAGTAGACTGTATTGAAAacattttatctcttaaaccgtgcgtccaaatcttgAACCGTTTTGATCATTGGATTCCTCGCATCGACATCTTCACAACTTGTTTTCACTGTTGGATTCATCCTATGTTGATAGATTTTAACAAACTGTTCTTTCCCTTTCCGTGAGGCATGACCGTGCCTCTCATGGAAGCAAATCCGTGCATCCACGAGAAGTAAATTTGTGTCTCTcacagaagaagaagaaaagaacacacattttttccttttttcagAGGCATGGTCGTGCCTCCCGCAGAAGCAAATCCATGCCTAGAGAAGTAAATATGTGCCTTTCGTGGTAGGGAAAAAATGTGTTCTCTTTTGCGAGAGGCACGGTCGTGTCTCTCGCATAAGCAAATATGTTCCTCTACGAGAAGTAAATCCGTGCCTCTCGTGATAGAAAAAAGCGTTTTCCTCTTTTGCGAGAGGCACGACCGTGTCTCTCGTGTAAGAAAATCCGTGCCTCCATGAGAAATAAATCTGTGGCTCTCgcggaagaagaagaaaaaacacGTTTTTCCTTTTTTGAGAGGCACGATTGtacctctcgcgaaagcaaatcCATGCCTTCACGTGAAGTAAATATGTGGCTTTTTCCCTTTTGGGAGAAGCACGACCGTGCTTCTCACGTAAACAAATCCGTGTCTCCACGAGAAGTAAATCTGTGCCTCTCGCGAAAGagaaaaaacacattttttcgCATTAGTTTTTTTGTAATTTTTGTGCGCAAAACCTAAGAAAAATCAAGGGAAATCAAGAAAAATTATCTAAAGCCAAAAACACgtacaaaaaataaaaaaataaattcGAAGAAAGAGTCCAAAGCGTGACATGTGGCGGTGGCTGAGAGTGCGCCAAAGATCTAGCCTACCCCAAATGACCTTTGAGGGGCTCCCAAAGGAGTACTCCTTCATTAGTTGCTCTCTAAAACCGGCTGGTACTGTAACATGTTCTTTACCGATAATTGGGCCGGTCCATGTCGCTCGCTGGTGGCTCGGTCTGTGCCAATCAACGACAGTGTGGCAGATAGGATTTTTCGGAATTTCCTATTAGACGCATATCGCGCCAAACTGTCGAGGTATCGCACAGGGGAAATCAGAGATCGTTCGACTGGGCCGTCCCGTTTAACCGTTTCAATGTCcccggttttgggaaccttctagaggTTTCCAGCCGGTTTTTTCTTGTTTTGGGAAACTTCTAGAAGGTTTCTGAACCGGTTTTTTTCTTGTTcattttttttcgttttttcttcttttttctgttttttttttctttttttcttgttcggtttccttttctttgtttttttttcctttttttgtttctCTGTTTGTTTTTCCTTTTGTCCTGCTTTGTTCATAAAATTGTTCAAAATTTGTTCGCGATTCCAAAAATTGTTCAGAAGTTTCAAATATTAGTTCTCAAAATTGGAAAAATGTTCGTGTTTTTGCAAAAGatgttcaaaaaatgaaaaatgttCAAAATATTCATTTTTTGCCTTTCCAACAAGTGCCCGGATTTTTTCAAATAAAAGATTGCCtttttataaaaaaatgttcatattttaaaaaatgtgttcaataatttcaaaaaatgttctagatttcaaatttttgttcacgtattcaaaaaatgtttgtgctTTAATTTTTTCAGGATTTCAAAATTGTTCTCCGTTTCAAGATTTGTTCTCAAATTTAAAAAATGGTCGTGCTTTAGAAAATTAATCACAAATTCTGAAAAGGTTCACGTTTTCAAAAAAAGTTTGGgaaattcaaaatttgttcatgATATCGTAATATTGTTTCCTTTTGTCAAAACAGAACCGTAAGTTCAAAAATTTAATTAAAATTTGGAAAATGGTAAAGGATATTTTCAAATAGTGTTAAGTCTTATACTTTCGTTAGTTCTTTTAGCTTTTCTCTGTAGATTGGTTCAATGAGCTCTTCCATCGTAGTGGCTAGTACCGAGTTCGATTCCCAACCGTCGCGACTGGCACACCCTAAACGGCGCCCTCCGCGCCCGTTCCTTCGGTGTACGCAAACGGGCGCACACCCCCTGCGCTGAGATGAACCGGCCCATACCGCCTCCCACTTTCCGTCTCTAAGTGATGCAAAAAAGGGTGCGACCGGCGGGTTTCGAACCTACGACCTCACATTGCAAGCAAGTTACGTTAGCCAACTCAACGGGTAGATCAGACGTGGTTACAAACAACCTTTCTATTGCTTTATTATTCCTTTCCTTTCatttttcttattctttttccTATTCTTTTTTCCTTTCTCTAATTCTATGAGAATAGTTCAACGGATTATATCAACGTTCTTTGAAAttcggtgaacttttttcaattcgatgaacttttttcaaatcatATGAATTGTAAAATcagtgaacttttttcaaattcggtgaacttttttcaaattcgatgaacttttttcaaaatcgatgaactttttttcagaatctatgaactattttcaaatcgatgaacttttccattttaacgaactttttttttcctttttcgtGATGTTTTTTTAAATCTGTGGATATTCAAATTTTGTTCAATTTTTTCCAGAAGGAATCACGGTTTTCTATATAGCGCGGATGAGATTTACCTCTTAAATGTTTCGCGTTGCAATTGTTTCAGTTGGGCATAGTTGGTATAGTGGTAAGCCTACCATGCGCTGCTGCTTGTTGGTGCGGGTTCGAATTTTCCTAAGAGCGAAGATTCATACTATTCTTTTTTTTATCCGGCAGAAATACATTTTTTCAATGGCCAGCGTATTTATGGGCCGGCCCACTAGCGGGCTGCAGTGGGCGCCCGGATCCTCAACCGGCGCTTAAGGCGCCCTATAGGAGCTCCCGTCGCGACCTACCTTTCTGCGATTTTTTTTCCACTTGCTTTTTGCGGCGCACTgcaatgggccggcccaatcaACGCACCGCGAACGATGTGCCTGTGCGAAAGCGCGACATTTTGACGCAGAATGCGTAGTATAGGAGCTACCGCGGAGGTGCAATTAGAAGGAATGTGCTACGCGGGCCGAGCTTATAAACGGGCCAAACAAAAGGTCCAGAGTAACACGGATCTAGGCCTACTCCAGGCTGCCGTCCAGGCCTACAGGGACACTCACGCTCGCTCCCCACGAATGTCGTCGCGTGCGGCCACCAGAATTTTCCTGACGCCGTCGTTGCTCCCACTTCCACTTCCCAAGTGGCTGCGTAGGCGGCGGCCAAGCATCGGCCCAGCGAGGAGAGCCTTCGCGATGGCGGCGTCTGGATTCGGAGGCGGCGAGGCGTTCCGGCTGTCGGCTGCGTCGGGGGCCGGCGCGCTGAAGCTGCACAAGGGCGACATCACCCTCTGGTCCGTCGACGGCGCCACCGACACCATCGTAAGTTCCTCCGCTCCATCCCATCATCCAATCCCACCTTGTCTCCTCCACGCAATACTGCTTGCGTATGTAGATATGCTTGGATAGGTGAGATGGGTCGAGTTGTATTTTACCAGATACGCAGTAGCAGCTACGGCGCGTAGTGGGATCTGAGCATGGGATGAACTGAACCCAGTTCCGGAACCACCAGACGGCGTTGTAGTTAGGCTGGCTTCTCAGATGGAACAGGCCTTTGCCTAGGTCTGGGTTGGGGAACAGGGTCTTCTTAGCTATGCTTATTTTCTGTTTTAATGTCCGTATCGGTTCCGTCTGCCATTAAGGGCATCACCAAGAAGTCTGAATCAAGTTCCCCAATGACTGTCAGCTTATTTTCCATGGAGTGGAATTTGAGTTCTGAGCCTCAAATCATCAGGAAAGTTGCAGTCCCTTCTGCAACAAGTTTATAAATCCAATATCTTATTACAAATCCATTCAGCCAGTTACGATCTTAAGCCTTTGCAAGCTTGTATGATATGATCTATTATGTGAGTATTTACTAAATCCTTCTGTTACTTCCATTTGTGTTTTATAATAAACTGATGTGTTACATTTTGCATAGAAGCAATTATCTTTCTCTGTATTCAACAGTGAATTATATAACTGAGATTTATTTTGGCAGGTCAATGCTGCTAATGAACGAATGCTAGGAGGGGGAGGTGTTGATGGAGGTATAAACTAGCTTTTGAGAAGTGTAATAATTTTATTTTTCACTGATGGTCCAATATCTCATACTAATTACTAAGTCGAAACCCCTATGTCAGCTATACATCAAGCTGCTGGACCACAGCTTGTACTAGCATGCCGTGAAGTTCCAGAGGTTAAACCTGGAGTCCGTTGCCCTACTGGAGAAGCTAGAATTACTCCGTCAGTACCTTCTCTCATTCATTTTGGTACCAACAGAATGCTATCTTCGTGAAACTATATCAATTTGCCTGTATATTGAATGTGAACAGAGCTTTTGAGCTTCCTGTGTCCCGTGTGATCCATACAGTTGGGCCCATATATGATATGGACAGGAAGCCTGAGGTATCACTAAAGAATGCATACGAGTAAGTTCCTCCTTTTACACTATATATTAGAGAAGGCCGTTCTAGCTGCTGAATCAGGCAAAAACAACCTGATCTGCATTTGTTAATTGCAGAAATAGCTTAAAGGTTGCTAAAGAGAATGGCATTCAGTACGTTGCATTCCCTGCTATATCTTGTGGTATTTTCCGGTATGTACCAGGTGCCCGTTTTCATTCATCTATCTACTTTTTATGCAGTTTATTTTTTGCACTATCAAAATTTAGAAGTTTAACACGATTTGAGCATGCATGCAGTTACCCTCCAAAGGAAGCATCAAACATAGCTATTTCAGCTGCTCAACAAATTTCAGGGGATATTAAAGAGGTTAGTCGTAGCCTGCGGTAGTATACTGCAGTGCCACTGGTATTTGTAACCACATGCCATTTTACACTAAAATGCAGGAACTATACAACCAATAATTTAATTGGAAATCCATTATGACTAGTCAGACTTGCAGTATTACACCTCTCTAGACATGGAAGTTTGTTATCCTGTTTTCGTGGTGTTGTCATCTATGTCTATTAAATATGTAAATCACTTTGTAATTGGCAGGTGCATTTTGTTCTGTTCTCGGATGAGCTCTACAACGTTTGGCGTGAGACTGCCCAGGAGATGCTGACGCAATTTGAGAAATAAATAACTATGATATCAGTGTAGTATGCGCATGTTAGCCAGCGTCTAATATGACCACTAGAGTCTGTTGACCATGATCGTATGTATGGCGCAGTTTGAATGTGTTTATCTGAAAGATAGTTAGATGGATATGCCGGATGAGTGCCCTGAATAATATTTTACCGTTCTTTATGCttcattttcatatctataaGATGGCCGGCAAGTGACAGCACATTTGAACTTGTGGTACACTTCATTCATCTGAGATAATTGATACATCTCTAATAAGATCAGCTAACAGGAAATCTGGGGGATCATCCTCCCAAGAAAAAACAGAATGTGAATAGAAAGATTTCCTAGCCAGGGTGTGTGCCACATTGTTTGCTTCTCTCGTGCAATAAGTAAAGGATACTGAGCCAATCCTTTGAGCACAGAAAGCATTCTGCCCGTAGTGAAGAGTAGGGACTTAATATTTCTAATTCCCCATTGCAGGCCTTAATATTTCTACTTAATCAGATTCAAAAATGATTTGGGAACATCCATGGTTGATCCGCTAGCATCATCCCGTTCTTTAGCGCCAAACATTCTGCTGTAGGGGCATCTAGCACATGA encodes:
- the LOC125553792 gene encoding macro domain-containing protein VPA0103, with product MSSRAATRIFLTPSLLPLPLPKWLRRRRPSIGPARRAFAMAASGFGGGEAFRLSAASGAGALKLHKGDITLWSVDGATDTIVNAANERMLGGGGVDGAIHQAAGPQLVLACREVPEVKPGVRCPTGEARITPAFELPVSRVIHTVGPIYDMDRKPEVSLKNAYENSLKVAKENGIQYVAFPAISCGIFRYPPKEASNIAISAAQQISGDIKEVHFVLFSDELYNVWRETAQEMLTQFEK